Part of the Burkholderia sp. FERM BP-3421 genome, GGCGGGAGAATCTGATGACGCAATGGAACAGCGGCGGGAACGGCCTTACAGAAGCATTCCGGACACCCCCTCATGAGAGCAAATCCGACTGCATTAACTTTTGGTTTATAGGCAGCTGACGAAAAGGCTAGGACAAAGATCTACGATTTGCAAAATCAAACCGATTCCGATCGATAAAAATAATAGATATTGATAAAACTGCGCGCGCAGCGGCGAGATTTTCGGAAATCGATGCAATGGATGCCGGGCCGGGCGGCGACGCGCGGCAAGGGAAGGGAAAGGGGGCGACGGGCAGTTGCCAACGGGCGGCCGGCGACGGGCGTCAGTCGGCCTGGGCGCGCTCCAGCAGCAGCGCGCGCTCGCGGGCGTTGCCGGTCAGCTCGGCGGCGCGCAGAAACGCCTGCCGCGCCTCGGCATGGCGGCCGAGCCGGGCCAGCAGGTCGCCGCGCACGCTCGGCAGCCACGGATAGCGCGCGAGCGCCGGATCGTCGGCCAGGGCGTCGACGAGCGCGAGCGCGGCCGCCGGTCCGGCGAGCATCCCGATCGCGACCGCGCGGTTGAGCTCGACCACCGGCGACGGCGCGACCTGCGCGAGCGTCTCGTACAGCGCGACGATGCGCGCCCAGTCGGTCTCCGCCATGCTGGATGCGCGCGCATGACAGGCGGCCAGCGCCGCCTGCAGCGCATACGGGCCGCGCGCGCCGCCGAGCGCCTCGGCGCGGGCGAGCGACGCCAGCCCGCGGCGGATCAGCAGCGGGTCCCAGCGGCCGCGATCCTGGTCCGCGAGCAGCACCGGCCGGCCTTGCGCATCCGCGCGCGCGGGCAGGCGCGACGCCTGGAGTTCCAGCAGCGCCGCCAGCCCGTGCGCCTCGCTCTCGTCCGGCGCGAGCCCGACCAGCACGCGGACGAGCCGCAACGCCTCGTCGCACAGCGCGGGACGCGTCCAGTCGTCGCCCGCCGTCGCCGCGTAGCCTTCGTTGAAGATCAGGTAGATGACCGCGAGCACCGATGCGAGCCGCGCCGCGCGCTCGTCGGCGGGCGGGACCTCGAACGGCACGCGCGCGGCGCTCAACGTGCGCTTCGCGCGCACGATGCGCTGCGCGATCGTGGGCTCGGGCGTGAGGAACGCGCGCGCGATCTCGCCCGTCGTCAGGCCGCCCAGGAGCCGCAACGTGAGCGCGACCCGCGCCTCGGTCGACAGCACCGGATGACAGGCGATGAAGATCAGCCGCAGCAGGTCGTCGCCGATATCGTCCTCGCGCGCGGCGTCGAGCGCGGCGACGAAGTCGGGCACGACGTGAGTTCCGAGCGCGTCCAGCTCCAGCCCGTGCGCATCGCGCTTGCGCGCGTGCAGGGCCTCCTGGCGCAGCCAGTCGAGCGCGCGTCGTTTCGCGGTCGTCATGAGCCACGCGCCCGGACGCTCGGGCACGCCCTCGCGCGGCCAGTGCTCGAGCGCCGCCACCAGCGCGTCCTGCGCCAGTTCCTCGGCCACCCCCACGTCGCGCACGAAGCGCGTGACGTGCGCGATGACGCGCGCGGACTCGATCCGCCAGACGGCTTCGATCGCACGATGAGTCAGCGTGGCGCTCACGCGGCTTCCCGACCGATCTCGTGACGGCAAGCCGCGCCGCGCGAAGGACGCGCGCGCCTCAACGATTGCCCTCGAGGTCGCCCTCGATGCCGCGGAAACGCTCGACCGCGGGACTGGGCTCGAAGTCGTCCAGCGTGAACAGCTGGCGCACCTCGATCGTGCCTGCCGCGTGCTCGCCGAACGGCGCGGGGAAGCGGCGCGTCCATTCGAGCGCCTCTTCGCGCGAGCGCACCTCGATCAGCGTATAGCCCGCGATCAGTTCCTTCGTCTCCGCGAACGGGCCGTCGACGACCGTGCCCTTGCCGCCCTCGTAGTGAATGCGCCAGCCGTCGGACGACGGCCGCAGGCCGGTGGCGTCGAGCAGCACGCCCGCCTTCGCGAGTTCCTCGTGATAGGACGCCATCGCGGCAATCAGGGATTCGTCCGGCATCACGCCGGCTTCGCTGCTGGCGGTCGCATGGACCATGATCATGAATCGCATTGCTGGCTCCTTGTCTGCCAAAGTGAACGTGAACGGACGCCGCGAACCGGCGCCTTGTTCCTACGACGCGCGATGTCACCCGGGTTCGACATCCCGCGCGTCGAACCCGGGGAAAACCCCTAGCATGCGACCGGGGCAGCGCGGCTCAGAGGAAGCACGGGCCGACCTCGCGCACTTCGACCGTGCACCACTCGGCGGCCGGACAGGCCTTCGCGATCGCGAGCGCCTCGTCCTCGGTGTCGACATCGAGCAGGAAGAAGCCGCCGATCATCTCCTTCGCCTCGGCGAACGGACCGTCGAGCAGTTGCGTCTCGCCCTGGCGGACCCGCACGCGGGTCGCCTGATCGGCCGAGACCAGCGACTCGACCGCGCGCAGAACCCCGCGTGCGCGCAGCGCGTCGGCGAAGCGGGCCATGCGCGCGTACAACGCCTCGCCTTCCTCGCGGGTGCGCGTCGCGCGTTGGTCCGTCGGTTCGACGATCAGCAACAGGTAGGACATGGAGCGCTCCGGTGAAATGGCATACGGCCGCGCACGCGCGCGGCCCGGCACAACCGCGCTCGCATTGTGAGCCGGGACGCGGCGCGGGTCCACCCGGGTGCGCCCCGGTTGGTTGGGTTCGGCGCGGGTTCGGCTCGGGTTCGGCTCGGGTTCGGCCTGGGTTCGGCCTGGGTTCGGCCTGGGTTCGGCCTGGGTTCGGCCTGGGTTCGGCCTGGGTTCGGCTCAAGCGCGGCGACCTGAGCGGCGTGCGCGCCACGCAGCCCAGGCCGCCCCTGTCAGCAGCCCCGCGACGTGCCCCTGCGCGATCACCGGCCCGCCGAGCCACGTCGCTTCCGCGCGCGGCGTGCCGGCGACGAGCTGCCAGCCGACCCGCGCGACGATCGCGAGCGGCGCCAACCACAGCACGGGATCACGACGCGCATACGGCCACAGCGCGAGCATCGCGAGGCCGTACACGACGCCCGACAGCCCGACATAGCGCGCCACCTCCGGCGCGCCGAGCCATAGCAGCGTCCCGCAGCCCGCGGCCAGCCCGCCGAGCGTCACGAACGCGCGGCCGCGCGCGGCGAGCACGCTCGCGCACAGCGCGACGCAAGCGACGTTGAGCAGGCAGTGCGCCCAGCCCAGATGCACGAAATGCCCGGTGACGAGCCGCCAGACCTCGCCCGTCGCGATCGCGACGCGGTCATAGGCGAGCGCATCCCGCACCCGCGCGGGCAGCGCCTGCAGCATGATCGGCAGCAGCGCCGCGACGCCCCAGCCCGCGCGCGGCGCAAGCCAGGTCGAGGCGACGGCGTCGGCATCGACGGGCGGGAGCAAGGAACGATTCATGTGCGCGCAGGAAAACATGGCCGAATGACCGGTTGATGTCCGAATCTTACATACGCCTGTCATCATGCTTTCCTAGTCTTTCGGAATGCCCACTCATCGGACCCGCCCATGCGCCCGCTGCCCTCTCTCTTGATCGTGCTGTCGCTGCTCGCCGCCGGCCCGGCCGGCGCCGCCCCGCTTCCCGCCTGTGGCGGCGGCGCGACGCTGCTCGCCGACATCCAGGCCGGCGCCGGGCCCTCGCCGCTCGCCGGCCAGACCGTGTCGATCGAAGCCGTGGTGACCGCCGACTACGGCGGCGCCGACGGCTTCGGCGGCTTCTTCGTCCAGCAGGCCGACGCCCAGCGCCAGCATCGGCCCGGCGTCTCGGAAGGCTTGTTCGTCTACGCGCCGAAGCTGCGCGCGAACGCGGGCGATCTCGTCCGCGTGAGCGGCAAGGTCGAGGAAAAATTCGGGCAGACCCAGCTCACGCTGTCGGGCGGCATCGCGGTATGCGCGAGCGGCCAGACCGTCACGCCCGCGACGCTCACGCTGCCGGTCGCCGATCCGTCGACCTTCGCGGCATACGAAGGCATGCTCGTGCGGCTGCCGCAGAAGCTGACCGTGAGCGAGGTCTACGAACTCGGCCGCTACGGCAGCGTGCTGCTCAGCAACGGCCGGCTGCGCAACCCGACCAACGTCGCGCCGCCCGCACAGGCAAAGGCGCAGGCCGACGCGAACGCGCTCAACCGCCTGGTGCTCGACGACGGCTCCAACAAGTCCAACCCTGCATCCGTGCCGTATCCCGCGCCGGGCTTCAGCGCGCCCAACACGCTGCGCGCGGGCTACACGGTCAGCGGCGTCGAGGGCGTGCTCGAAATGCGCTACAGCGCGTGGCGGCTGCAGCCGGTGCCCGGCGCGCCCGCGCCGAGCTTCGACGCAGCCTCGAACCCGCGCGCCGCGGCGCCCGCGCGCGCGCCGAACGCCGACCTGCGGGTCGCGTCGTTCAACGTGCTCAACTACTTCAACGGCGACGGCAAGGGCGGCGGCTTCAAGGATCCGAACAATCGCGGCGCGCAGTCGGCGGAAGAATTCGAGCGGCAGGAAACCAAGATTCTCGCCGCGCTGCGCGGGCTCGACGCGGACGTGATCGGCCTCATGGAGATCGCCAACAACGGCTACGGCGAACTGGGCGCGGTGCGCCAGCTCGCGGCCAGACTGGGCGACGGCTGGCGCGTGGTCGACCCGGGGCTGCCGAAGCTCGGCGGCGACGCGATCGCGGTCGCGCTGATCTACAACAGCCGCGCGGTCGAGCCGGTCGGCCGCCCCGCGACGCTCGACATCGACAACAAGAACCGCCAGCCGCTCGCGCAGACCTTCCGCCGCATCGGCGGCGCGCGCGGCGTGACGATCGCGGTCAATCACCTGAAGTCGAAGAACTGCCCGGACGCGGCCGGCGACGATCTCGACCAGGGCGACGGCCAGGGCTGCTGGAACGCCACCCGCGTGCGGGCGGCAGGCAAGCTGGCCGACTGGCTGGCCGGCAACCCGACGGGCGCATCCGCCGACGGCGTGCTGCTGATCGGCGATCTCAACAGCTATGCGAAGGAAGACCCGGTCCGCCTGCTCGAAGGGCGCGGCTACGTGAACCTCGTCGCGCGGTTCGTGGGCGATTCGGCCTACAGCTACGTGTACAACGGCGAGGCCGGCTACATCGATCACGCGCTCGCCTCGCCGACGCTCGCGGCGCGCGTCGCCTCGGTCAACGAATGGCACATCAACGCCGACGAGCCGATCGCGCTGCAGTACACGTTCAGCTACAAAAGCAAGGAGCAGCGCGACACCTACTACGCGGCGGATGCGTATCGCTCGTCCGACCACGACCCCGTGCTGATCGACCTCGCGCTCGCCGATCCGCCGTCCGCGGAAGTGCGCGCCGGCACGGGCGGCGGCGCGGCCGAGTCGGGCGGCGGCGCGCTGGACCCGTGGTTCCTGCTGCTCGCGGGCACGGGCGCGGCGCTCGTGTTCGCGCGCCGCGCGCGGCGGCGCTGACGCGCGGCCGGGCTGCGTTTGATTGGGCTGCATTTGGCCGGATCACACTTGATCAAGTCACGCTTGATCAGGCCGCGCTTAGTTGGGGCCCGCTTGACCGGTCCGCGCCCGGCCCCTCCCGGCGCGTCACGCTCGTCACGCGCGCGGCAGCATCAACGTGAAGGTGCTGCCCGCGTCTTCCGCACTCTCGACGAGCAGGTCGCCGCCGTGCGATTCGGCCACGAGGCGCGCGACATACAGCCCGATCCCGCTGCCGCTCTTCTTGGTCGAATAGTGCAGGCGGAAGATGTCGTCGAGCATCTCGGCGGGCATGCCCTTGCCCGTGTCGGCGATCTCGACCGTCGCGCTGGCGTCGGTCGACGCGGTCGTCACGGTCAGCGTGCCGCCCTCCGGCATCGCCTCGATCGCGTTGTTGAGGATGTTCAGCACCGCCTGCTTCAGCCGGTCCGGATAGCCGTTGACCCAGATCGCGTCGCTGCCGAGCCGGTTCACGGGCTTCACGCCGCGCGACTCCGCATACGGATGAACCAGCTTCGTCACCTGCTCGACCAGCAGCACCAGATCGAACGAGGTCTGCTGGCTGACGGGCGGCCGGGTTTCCTCGATCAGTTCGTTCAGGAGTCCGTTCAGGCGCTTCAGCTCGCTGACGATCACGTCGACGTGCTCGCGCGCCGGCCCGGTGTCGCCGCCGCTCTCGTCAAGCGCCGTCTGCAGCAGATGGCAGTTCAGCGACAGCGCATTGAGCGGCGCGCGGATCTCGTGGGTGGCCGACGCGAAGCGCTTGACCAGGTTGCGCATCTGCGACGCCTGCACGAGGTCCGCTTCGAGGATGTCGCCCGCGTGCTTGGCCTTCAGCAGCACGAGGAAGCCGTTGCCGTCGTCCTCGTCGAGCCGGTAGGCCTCCACGCGCAGCGGGATCGGCTGGTCGTCGTGCCGGCCCACCAGTTGCGCGCGCAACGGCGCGCCGCCGCTCTCCATCGCGACCAGCCGCCCGCGCAGCTCGTCCGACAGGCAGGCGGACCACGCGTCGGCCGCATCCGCCTCGCCGCGCGCGCCGATCAGATCGAGCGCGGCGGGATTCGCGAACTCGACCTCCGCGTGCTCGTCGAGCAGCATCGCGCCGACATTGAGCACCTGGCTCAGCGCCGAGAAGCGGCCGCGGATCGAGCGGCTCGGGTTGCGCCACAACGCGGTGGATTCAGGCTTGCCGGTCATTCCCGTGATTCCAGGTCGAAGCTCTTGAGCTTGTTGTAGAGGGTCTTCACGCTGATCCCGAGCATCGACGCGGCGCGCGTGCGCACCCCGTCGGACGCCGCCATCGCCGCCTCGATCAGCTGCCGCTCGGCATCCGCGAGCGGCGTGCCGGCCGGAATCAGCGCGGCGTTCGCGGGCATCGCGGCCGGCGCGGCCGTCGTCTCGGGCGCGAGGTTCGTCGGATCGAACTCGATCGCCTCGATCACCTCGTCGGCGAGGATGTACGCGCGCTGCACGATGTTGCGCAACTCGCGCACGTTGCCGGGCCAGCCATGCGTCGCGAGCCGCGCGAGCGCCGTCGCCGAGAAATGCTTCGTGGTGCGTTCGGTCTCGTTGAGCATGTCGAGGAAACGCTGCGCGAGCAGCGCGAGGTCGTCGCCACGCGCGCGCAGCGGCGGCAGCAGCACCGGAAACGTGTTGAGGCGGTGATACAGGTCGAGCCGCAGCACGTTGTCGCGCACCGCGCGCTCGGGCTCGCGGTTGGTCGCCGAGATCAGCCGGAAATCCGCGTTCAGCGTCTCCTTGCCGCCGACCCGGTGGAACGTGCGGGTTTCGAGGATGCGCAGCAGCTTGACCTGCTGGTCGGCCGGCATCTCGGTGATTTCATCAAGAAACAGCGTGCCGCCCGCCGCCTGCTCGAACAGGCCGGCGTGCGCGTGGGTCGCGCCGGTGAACGCGCCGCGCTCGTGGCCGAACAGCGCGCTCTCGATCAGGTTCGCGGCGATCGCGCCGCAGTTCAGCGCGACGAACGGCCCCTTCGCGCGGCGGCTCAGCTGATGCACGGTGCGCGCGGCCACTTCCTTGCCAGTGCCGCTCTCGCCGCAGATGAACACGTTCGCCTCGGTCGGCGCGACCCGGCCCAGGTGGTCGTAGACCTTCTGCATCGCGGGCGAGCGGCCCACCATCTCGCCGAAGCGCCCCATGTCGCGCAATGTGCGGCGCAGGGTCTCGACCTCGGCATGCAGGTCGCCCGTGCGCGGTACGCGCGCGAGCAGATTGCGCAGCCGCGTGACGTCCACCGGCTTGTCGAGGTAGTCCCACACGCCGAGCCGCAGGCTCTCGACCGCGGTCTCGAGCGTCGCATTGCCGGTCATCACGACCACCGGCACGCTGCGCCCCGGCGCGAACTCGGGCAATTCGGGCAACAGGTCGAGGCCCAGCCCGTCGGGCAGGTTCACGTCGACCAGCACGATGTCGGGCACGGTCTTGTTCAGGCATGCGCGCGCCTGGGCGAGGTCGGCGGCTTCGTCGGTCGAGAAGCCGTCTTTCTGCGCGATGCGCGTGAGCGCGCGCAGGCTGTTCGGATCGTCTTCGATGATGAGGGCGTGAGGCATGGGCGTGAAAGTCAGGCTCGGGTTCGTCGAGCGCGGGCGACGGTCGCCCGCGCGGAAACATCGGCAGAAGCACGACGGATGCCAGCCCCGCTCTCCGCCGTGCGCCGAAGGTAGCATGGAACCCGCCCGGGCTCGCGTGCGCGTCGGCGCGCCGTTCCCATGCGGCCCGCCCAGGCCGCCGCCCCCCGGACAGAGTTACCGGCACGAAACGCCCGGCCCCCGGCAAGATTTTCCAGCCCGTACGCCCCCCCACATTTCCTGACATTTTGTTTCATCTGGCCGCGCGCCTTGCGGTACAAGGGTTTCCGCGCATTGCGCGAAGGCTTGGCATGGCGCTTGCGAAACTTGCCGCGGAAATGCGACTCCCAAGGTACGGAGTCCGCCAGTCATCCTGATCTCACTCACTATCCAGGGAGCACGAACATCATGGCACTTACCGACAGCGTCGAACACAAGCTGGACCGCGGCTTGTCCGAGGTCCGCCGCACCGGCCGCCGGGTCGCGCGCAGCACCCGCTCCGCCGCCCGCGACCTGCACGCCGACGTGAAGGACGACATGCGCTCGCTCGTCGACGAACTGGACGGCCTGCTCAAGGACGGCAACGACGGCGATCTCGCCGCGCTGCGCAAGCGCCTGCAGGGCCGCCTCGACGAGGCGCGCGGCACGCTCGAGGACGCCGCCGACGGCGCATCGTACCGGCTGCGCGAATCGGCCGAGCGGGTCTCGCAGGTGGTGCGCGAGAACCCGTGGCAGACCGCCGGCGCGGTTGCCGGCCTTGCTTTCATCGCCGGCCTGCTGCTCGCGCGCCGCTGATCGGCGGCGCGGCCGCGCACGGTCGCGCGCCTTACCGAATTCCAACCCGCACGACAAACGAAGGAGAAAAAACATGCGTCAAGCTCTTGTGATGAAGGCCGCCACGGCCCTGGTACTGGGCAGCCTCGCACTCGCCGGCTGCACCACCACGCCGGACAAGCCCGCGACCGCGTCGGCCGATGCCTCGACCCGCCAGTCGATCAACGCGAGCGTCGACGCGACGCTGTCGCGCCTGTATTCGACGGTGCCGGGTTCGCGTGAACTCGTCGCCAAGTCGCGCGGCGTGCTGGTGTTCCCGAGCGTGCTCCAGGCCGGCTTCATCGTCGGCGCGCAATCGGGCAACGGCGCGCTGCGCGTGGGCGGCGGCACCGTCGGCTACTACAACACGTCGTCGCTGTCGGTCGGCCTGCAGGCGGGCGCGCAGTCGAAGGCGGTGATCTTCCTGTTCATGACGCAGGACGCGCTCGACAAATTCCGCAACTCGCAAGGCTGGTCGGCCGGCGGCGACGCCTCGGTGGCGCTCGTGAAGATGGGCGCGAACGGCGCGATCGACACCACCACGGCAACCGCGCCGGTCGAGGCGATCGTGCTGACCAATGCCGGCCTGATGGGCGACCTGTCCGTGAACGGCACCAAGGTCACGCGCCTGAAGCTGTAAGCGCGGCGCGCCCTCGCCCCACCCGAAACGCCGCGGCGCCCGCCGCGGCGTTTCGCATGATGGCGCCGCCCCTATCACGCGGGCGGCGTTGCAGGCATACTCCGGGCATTGTGCGGCGCCCGCCCGGCCGGGGGCCGCGCCGCTCACCCTTTCTGCAGAGCACACTATGGATAGCGGAACCGTACACCAAAAATTCTTTCACCTTCTGCTGTTCGTCGCCACGATCGGGCTGTGCTGGATCCTGCTGCCGTTCTTCGGCGCGATCTTCTGGGGCACCATCCTGGCGATCCTGTTCCAGCCGGTCCAGCGCTGGCTCGCCGCGCGCTTCGGCAAGCGCCGCAATCTCGCCGCGCTGGCCACCCTGCTGCTGATCATCCTGATCGTGATCCTGCCGCTCGTGTTCGTGGTCGGCACGCTGGTGCAGGAAATCGCCTATGCGTACCAGCAGGTCAAGGACATCCAGCCGAACCTCACGCAATATTTCAAGGAAGCGATGCATGCGCTGCCGCACTCGGTGCAGCGCATCCTCGGCAACTACGGGCTGGCCGACATCCCGAGCATCCAGAAGAAGCTGACGGACGGCGCGGCCGCGATCAGCCAGTTCGTCGCCACGCAGGCGCTCAGCATCGGCCAGAACACCTTCCAGTTCGTCGTGAGCTTCGGCGTGATGCTGTACCTCGTGTTCTTCCTGCTGCGCGACGGCGGCGAGATCGGCCGCCGCGTGCGCCGCGCGCTGCCGCTCGACGAAGAGCACAAGCAGCACCTGCTGGCCAAGTTCACGACCGTCGTGCGCGCGACCGTGAAGGGCAACATCGCGGTCGCGCTCGTGCAGGGCGCGCTCGGCGGGCTGATCTTCTGGATCCTCGGGATCCAGGGCGTGATCCTGTGGGGCTCGCTGATGGCCTTCCTGTCGCTGCTGCCCGCGATCGGCGCGGGCCTCGTGTGGGTGCCCGCCGCGCTGTACTTCCTGATGGCGGGCGAAGTGTGGAAGTGCGTGATCCTGGTCGCGTTCTGCGTGGGCGTGATCGGGCTCGTCGACAACCTGCTGCGCCCGATCCTGGTCGGCAAGGACACCAAGATGCCCGACTGGGTCGTGCTGATCTCGACGCTCGGCGGCATGGCGCTGTTCGGCATCAACGGCTTCGTGATCGGGCCGCTCGTCGCCGCGCTGTTCATGGCGAGCTGGGATCTGTTCGCGCGCGGCGAGGCCGACGAGGCGCGCTGAACGCGCATCGCGGCGCCGCGCGCGCGTCATTCGAACGTGAAGCGCAGGGCCTTGACGATCGTCTCCTTGCCCCACGTGAACGAGCAGACCCGGCCGGTTTCGAGGCTGACCGTCTCGCCGCCCTTGGTCTGGGTCTCGCTGACCGGCGTGCAGCCGCCCGCGATCGTGACGGTGGGCGTGCCCTGCTTCGACAGCGGGAATTCGACGCCCGCATCCTCGGGCACCGTGTGCGTGAGCGACACTTTCTCGATGTAGTCGTCGGGCAGCATCAGCAGCGGCGCGTTGTCGACCCACAGCGTGTAGTAGTCGTGCTGGAACGGCGTCTGCTCGATGCAGATTTTCGACGTATGCGCGCCGATCGTCTGCGACTGGCACAGCGGCGCGGCCGCGCACCACGAACCGCCGACCAGCAGCGCGGCGCCCGCGACGCCGCGGGTGAAGGAAAGAACAGTCATGACGCCCCCCTCGAACAGGAATGTAGGAATATGTGCGGCGCGCGCGCCGGCGACGGCCGCACGGGATGGCGGCGGCGCGGCGCCTATCTTACAAACGAACGGGGCGAAACAGAAGGGGGCGGCGTCAGCGCGTGACGAGCCGGATGCCGGCCTGCGAACGCCAAGAGGCGCACTTGCTTCAGCGGTAATGCCGACCGTCATGCCGGCGCAGGGCAATCGACTTCGCGGGCAAACAAGCGCTTCGAGGCGACGTGAAAAGCAGCCCCGGGCCGGAAACGGCCCCTCCCCACCGGAAAAGAGCCGCCCCGCCCGCCGCTCAGAACGTCGTCCGCATCCCCACCATCACGCTGCGCCCGCCCTGCGGCGCGATATCCCGCACCACCGAACTCGCATAGCGAATCTCCTGATTGGTCAGGTTATCGCCGCGCACATACGCGAGCCACTGCGTCGGGCCCATCCGGAACTTGTAGGTCAGCACGAGCCCCAGCGACGTATAGCCGTCGGTCGGCAGATCATTCTCCGGCACCCGGTGCTGCGCCCACGCATGCGTGAGCTGCGCGCGCGCGCCGAACGGCCCGTAGCCGTAATCCGCGCTCAGCGACGCACGCAGCGGCGCGATGCGCGGCAAGGGGCTCGCCGGTTTCCGCGTTGCGCGCATGCGTGTAGTCGGCGCTGAGCCCGACATCGACGCGGTGCGCGCCCTTCTCGTACACCCGCCACTTGCCGTCCAGCTCCACCCCGTAGAACTCCGCCCGCACGCCGCGATACACGGCCTCGCGCAGCGCATCGTCGGTGCCGGGCGTGACGACGTCGCCATCGTCGTCGACGAGACGCCCGGTGTTGTACTCGGTCAGGTAGTTGATGAACCGGTTGTAGAACACCCCGACGCTGCCGCGATTCGGACCGCTCGCATAGCGCAGCGACAGATCGGTCGACACGGCCTTTTCCTTGCGCGCGTCCGGGTTGCCGATCAGGTACTGGCCGGTCGCGCCGTGCGGCCCGTTCGCATACAACTCGTAGAACGTCGGCGCGCGCTCCGTGTACGACACATTGCCCGCCACCGACCAGGCCGGCGCGAGCTTGTACAGCGCCCCCGCCGACAGGCTGCCCGCATTGAAGTCGCGCGAACGCGCCCCCGCGAAACGCGCGTTGCCGGCCGGCGTCGGATCGAGCTTCACGTGTTCGAGGCGCGCGCCCATGCTGAGCTTCAGCGCGTCGGTCGCCCGCCACTCCTCGAGGCCGAACAGCGCGACGTTGGTGGTCTGCGCGGTCGGCACGAGCGCCTCCTCGCCGAGCGCGGAAAACGTGTTCTGCGAGAGTTGCACGCCGATCGCGCCTTCCAGCGGCCCGAGCGGACGATGACGCGCCTCGATGCGCGCCTCGTAGCCGTGGTTGCGGAAGGTCGTGCCGGTCACGCCGTCGTCGATCTCCTTGTGCTGGTAGTTGGTGTACGCGAAATCGAACTTCAGCCGCGAGAACGGGCCGCTCAGGTTGCGCAGCTCCGATGCGAACGCGACGCGCTCCTGGCGCATCCGCAAACGGACATCGCTCTCGGCGACCGAGCCATAGTTCGATTCGAACCCGCTATACGACAAGCCCGCGTAACCGTCGGCCCAGGCGTACGAGCCGCCGACCGAACCGCCATGCCAGCGGCCGTCGCTGTTCGGGATGCTGCCCTCGGGCTGGTTCGCGTCCGGGCCGTCGAGCGCGCGCTGGCGCGCCGAGTGCGCGAAGCCGGGAATCCGCAGCTTGCTGGTCTCGCGGTCATACGCATCCGCGTGGAACGCGAAGCGGCCATTGCCGCCCTCGACCATCGCCGCGCCCGCGCGCGCGTTGTTCGCGCCGCCGTAGCTCGCGTCGAGCGCGCCGCTCACGCCTTGCAGCGCCTCGCGCGGAATCCGGTTGTCGATCGTGTTCACGACGCCGCCGACCGCATTGCCGCCATACAGCAGCGCGGCCGGCCCGCGCACGATCTCGACCTT contains:
- a CDS encoding sigma-54-dependent transcriptional regulator; protein product: MPHALIIEDDPNSLRALTRIAQKDGFSTDEAADLAQARACLNKTVPDIVLVDVNLPDGLGLDLLPELPEFAPGRSVPVVVMTGNATLETAVESLRLGVWDYLDKPVDVTRLRNLLARVPRTGDLHAEVETLRRTLRDMGRFGEMVGRSPAMQKVYDHLGRVAPTEANVFICGESGTGKEVAARTVHQLSRRAKGPFVALNCGAIAANLIESALFGHERGAFTGATHAHAGLFEQAAGGTLFLDEITEMPADQQVKLLRILETRTFHRVGGKETLNADFRLISATNREPERAVRDNVLRLDLYHRLNTFPVLLPPLRARGDDLALLAQRFLDMLNETERTTKHFSATALARLATHGWPGNVRELRNIVQRAYILADEVIEAIEFDPTNLAPETTAAPAAMPANAALIPAGTPLADAERQLIEAAMAASDGVRTRAASMLGISVKTLYNKLKSFDLESRE
- a CDS encoding RNA polymerase sigma factor — encoded protein: MSATLTHRAIEAVWRIESARVIAHVTRFVRDVGVAEELAQDALVAALEHWPREGVPERPGAWLMTTAKRRALDWLRQEALHARKRDAHGLELDALGTHVVPDFVAALDAAREDDIGDDLLRLIFIACHPVLSTEARVALTLRLLGGLTTGEIARAFLTPEPTIAQRIVRAKRTLSAARVPFEVPPADERAARLASVLAVIYLIFNEGYAATAGDDWTRPALCDEALRLVRVLVGLAPDESEAHGLAALLELQASRLPARADAQGRPVLLADQDRGRWDPLLIRRGLASLARAEALGGARGPYALQAALAACHARASSMAETDWARIVALYETLAQVAPSPVVELNRAVAIGMLAGPAAALALVDALADDPALARYPWLPSVRGDLLARLGRHAEARQAFLRAAELTGNARERALLLERAQAD
- a CDS encoding YciI family protein, giving the protein MSYLLLIVEPTDQRATRTREEGEALYARMARFADALRARGVLRAVESLVSADQATRVRVRQGETQLLDGPFAEAKEMIGGFFLLDVDTEDEALAIAKACPAAEWCTVEVREVGPCFL
- a CDS encoding YciI family protein, translating into MRFMIMVHATASSEAGVMPDESLIAAMASYHEELAKAGVLLDATGLRPSSDGWRIHYEGGKGTVVDGPFAETKELIAGYTLIEVRSREEALEWTRRFPAPFGEHAAGTIEVRQLFTLDDFEPSPAVERFRGIEGDLEGNR
- a CDS encoding two-component system sensor histidine kinase NtrB, which codes for MTGKPESTALWRNPSRSIRGRFSALSQVLNVGAMLLDEHAEVEFANPAALDLIGARGEADAADAWSACLSDELRGRLVAMESGGAPLRAQLVGRHDDQPIPLRVEAYRLDEDDGNGFLVLLKAKHAGDILEADLVQASQMRNLVKRFASATHEIRAPLNALSLNCHLLQTALDESGGDTGPAREHVDVIVSELKRLNGLLNELIEETRPPVSQQTSFDLVLLVEQVTKLVHPYAESRGVKPVNRLGSDAIWVNGYPDRLKQAVLNILNNAIEAMPEGGTLTVTTASTDASATVEIADTGKGMPAEMLDDIFRLHYSTKKSGSGIGLYVARLVAESHGGDLLVESAEDAGSTFTLMLPRA
- a CDS encoding DUF883 family protein; translated protein: MALTDSVEHKLDRGLSEVRRTGRRVARSTRSAARDLHADVKDDMRSLVDELDGLLKDGNDGDLAALRKRLQGRLDEARGTLEDAADGASYRLRESAERVSQVVRENPWQTAGAVAGLAFIAGLLLARR
- the rrtA gene encoding rhombosortase, which encodes MNRSLLPPVDADAVASTWLAPRAGWGVAALLPIMLQALPARVRDALAYDRVAIATGEVWRLVTGHFVHLGWAHCLLNVACVALCASVLAARGRAFVTLGGLAAGCGTLLWLGAPEVARYVGLSGVVYGLAMLALWPYARRDPVLWLAPLAIVARVGWQLVAGTPRAEATWLGGPVIAQGHVAGLLTGAAWAAWRARRSGRRA
- a CDS encoding ExeM/NucH family extracellular endonuclease, producing MRPLPSLLIVLSLLAAGPAGAAPLPACGGGATLLADIQAGAGPSPLAGQTVSIEAVVTADYGGADGFGGFFVQQADAQRQHRPGVSEGLFVYAPKLRANAGDLVRVSGKVEEKFGQTQLTLSGGIAVCASGQTVTPATLTLPVADPSTFAAYEGMLVRLPQKLTVSEVYELGRYGSVLLSNGRLRNPTNVAPPAQAKAQADANALNRLVLDDGSNKSNPASVPYPAPGFSAPNTLRAGYTVSGVEGVLEMRYSAWRLQPVPGAPAPSFDAASNPRAAAPARAPNADLRVASFNVLNYFNGDGKGGGFKDPNNRGAQSAEEFERQETKILAALRGLDADVIGLMEIANNGYGELGAVRQLAARLGDGWRVVDPGLPKLGGDAIAVALIYNSRAVEPVGRPATLDIDNKNRQPLAQTFRRIGGARGVTIAVNHLKSKNCPDAAGDDLDQGDGQGCWNATRVRAAGKLADWLAGNPTGASADGVLLIGDLNSYAKEDPVRLLEGRGYVNLVARFVGDSAYSYVYNGEAGYIDHALASPTLAARVASVNEWHINADEPIALQYTFSYKSKEQRDTYYAADAYRSSDHDPVLIDLALADPPSAEVRAGTGGGAAESGGGALDPWFLLLAGTGAALVFARRARRR